aaagtatgagtattatgctcatttttataGAAAGCATTGAATAATATTTGTTTAGAGACTGCTTAAAACAGCCTGTGTactgtttctctgtctttgtttactTTAGCCCTTTGAGTATGCATGTACAATGAAGAGGCGTGTGGAGGACCAGGAACCAATATTCGCGCCCCAGCAACAGCAAACACGTCGTCCCCCAGTTCAAGGCATTGCAGACAACTTCCAACACCGGGCACTCACCCCGGCCTCTACTGTGATAGAGGCAGCTGCAGACAACATGCAGCCATCCACAGGCATCCAGTATTCTCTCCCCCAAGGCTACCAGGTATGATGCCAGCATTTAATTTGACTTGGACAACAGCCTCCGGAGCAGAAGTTAGGTTTTAGATTAACTTTTACAAAGCGTCAAATTCTACTCAAATTTGTCTTTAGTGGATATATGGATGTTAGTCAGAACCCACATTGGCTCAAAACATTTATAGGATGGAGGACAAAACTTTAAACTTCTGCAGCCTTTACGGACCATTTTTAACTTACTCTTCCTGTGAGCTGATCTaacgaaagaaaaaaagatgctgtGTGTTTAACTGACTATAAATGCCTGTTAAAGGCTCATCTCAAGGCAGCAGCACCTGATgtcaattttattaaaaaaataatatgaacaatacttttttaatgCCACTGAAGACATGATTATATTTTAGGTTTATAGATCTTAAAAAACCAATACTTTCTTCCTTAATAAGGTGCCTACAATGCCTCAGAGCACAAGTGGACACGGACATGGACATAACAATGCTGCACCTCATGTTGGTCCCCATGCACACAGCCTGACAGTTCAGTCCCAGGGCCCTGCATTGGTCCAAGGTCACGTTCATCCCCCTGCACCCATGACTTCAACCCAAGGACAGCAGTTTCAGCGACTGAAGGTACCCTTACATGgacaaatatacacatttaaaatatacccgccaaaataaatgaagaaaccGCAACCTGGGCCACGTGTTGTGACATATGATAATTAAATCACCAATTAACTAATTTTTATTCTGCATTCAgtagttgtaattttttttgtggggATCTGTCAATCATTTTTCACTTCTTACTTTGTAGGTTGAAGATGCCTTATCCTATCTGGATCAAGTGAAGCTGCAGTTTGGAAACCAGCCACAAGTTTATAATGATTTCCTTGATATAATGAAAGAGTTCAAGTCACAGAGGTGAAGACTAATTTTATCGGCATTATTTGGAGAAAACCCATAAATAGTATTTCTATGTGTCAAGTTTAGCATGTAACATGCATAATAATATCTGTGGGCTCAGTTGATGATGAATCAGATACTAAATTACTATCACTTGTTCTGTTGTTACAGCATAGACACTCCTGGAGTCATTAACCGTGTGTCCCAGCTTTTCAAGGGCCATCCAGACCTCATTATGGGTTTTAACACGTTCTTGCCACCTGGATATAAAATTGAGGTTCAAACCAACGATCTAGTCAATGTGACCACTCCAGGTCAGATCCACTACATCACCCCTCATGGTATTTCTGTTCAGAACATCCCTATAAGTGGAGCATCCAGCCAACCTGCAAGCCACAACCAGCACCAGAGTCTGCCACAGGCGGGTCCGCACACTACCACCTCTACCACAACCACATTACCCACCCCCACTCCCACCCCCACCCAACCTGCATCAAAACAAACCAGCAAGGTAGAATTTAAGCTTTTATATTGTACAACATTTGCACACCAACCTGAATGTTTACTTGATTTTTGTAGTGACATGCTTGTGCTCTTCTCTGTCAATCCCGTTAGCCAATTCAGTCTCCAGCCCACACACCCACCAGCCAGCCCAACCCATCCATCCCATCCTACGCCTCACCGCGCTCACCTTCGGTTCAGTCCCACACTCCTGTGAGCAGCACGCCGTCCAGTGGGCCACCTCTCCAGAACAACCAGCCTGTGGAGTTCAACCACGCTATAAATTATGTCAACAAGATCAAGAACCGCTTCCAGGGTCAGCCAGACATCTACAAAGCCTTCCTGGAAATCCTTCACACATACCAGgtaagaaaatacagaaaaaatattCAGGCAATCTACAGTATACAGGGCTGTTTTGAATCAATGGGGATACACTCGGCAGTAATCTCAAAGCCTCTGTCTTTAAAATGATCAATTTTCCAGAAGGAACAACGAAATGCTAAAGAGGCAGGAAGCAACTACACGCCAGCACTGACTGAGCAGGAGGTCTACACTCAGGTGGCAAGACTCTTCAAGAACCAGGAAGACCTGCTCTCAGAGTTTGGACAGTTCCTGCCAGATGCAAACAGCTCAATGGTAAGTGTCTGTGAACTCACTTCTAAAACATCGGCCATTACATAGGGTTTCCGCTGcatcttaaaaagtcttacatttcaaaatcaaaatttaaggccttaaagtttttttaagtgttttttattccGTGGTGCTTTTTTCTGCAGTAGCACTAAGTTCAAATAGTGGTTGATGGTCAGCCACTTTGGTACATAGTGATCCCCTGCCAGCACATGCAGCTCTATACAGCAGCATTTGCCGGTAGCTGATGGCACATGCCACTGTGAGAATGGTATAAGCCATTTCCGCTTACTACACCGACCTGTTCCAGTTGTGACCCGCCAGCTTGTGAACATAACATTAAGCAATGGTCAGTAACAAACTGTTAATTATTTGATATATGCTTGCAGATGTTCCTAAAGTATTAGAGCTAACGTGGCTATTGTTAGCCTCGCTATCGTAGTGGCTTATTCCCACAGACAGCGCTTATGTCGTGAACCGTTTACATTACTCATTAAAAGTGGCCTTATggtgaataataaataatgttatgCCATAGGTATGCCTGGTTAATGTTCCGTAACGTGGAATATTGTATGATTAAATGCGTGATCCCGTTCTACTATTTAACATACCAAAGGCGAGCATATCTTTGGGCTGGGACGGTGTGGATTTTTTCCTACCGCCGTTGATAAACAAGAAATTTCTGCGGTAGTGCGGTGTAACGCAACCTCCGTGCGAGTAGTAGGAGCCAGAAAGGCAGGATGCCTTAAGTGAGATACGTCAGTGCCCGTGTGGTTGCCCAAGGAGAGGGAGCGGTAACGGAGGGTAGCGAATGAGTgctttgaggggaaaaaaagatagcAAAGCTGATgtaaagtgatttaaaagtgAACAATGAAACAACAAGCTAGACCTTCTCAAGACACCGTGGCTTTATCGGTTGTCAATACCACCGGTAAAGTGAATGGAAAAGAAACCCTTAACCCTTAGcacagtgtttccatttcagcTCAATGTGGGAGTCATTTACGGTCTCGctgctttctcttctctcagttGATCTATTACACAGACCGTTCCGAAAGCTCTATTGTcaacaaagcaaaaagaagaagaaaaaaaattgccgACAATGACAGGGCAGACGCTTCACAGCTGAGCGATCTTAGCAGCTGTGCAGGCATAGTGCGCGACTCAGCAGTCCGCTAACTGCTCTCACTAAACCAATATACGCCGCTCTGTTTAGGCTACAAAACATGCATTCAGACTGGAACTCCATCGCTGCATGTTAACATTACACTTAGCAGCAGGTAATGTTAGCCTAACAATAGCCATTCGCTGCTTAAATACAGTTAAATACATAAAGCTATGTCTAACTGTCCTTAATAGTCTGGTCAGAAGTGGTCTTCGCGGAAGAGTTGCATCCAAAAAGCCAGACCTTTGACATAGAAACAAGACCAAGCAACTCAACTAAGCACAAAAACATAGTCGGGggtatggctttttttttttcatctgctgcactaagtTACCTTGGCCGACCGCTGCGTCTAAGATCCCAACTATTTGCAAGGGTACTTATAAGAATTGATGgtggtttgaaggcaaagggtattaaaaccaaatattaatgtaatttagatttttctttagttCGCTCACTtagcattttgtaaattgatcaaaaataaacaatcattatttatatttttgaaagtgtTCTTAGTTTACGgcattttttcacacctgcctaagacttttgcCCAGTACTGTAGgtcattcataatggtcttaaagTCTTACATTTGACTTTGTGAAGCCGGGAGAAACACTGTTATAACTGGACTTTTATCAAACTAAAGTGATTGGTGTTGCAATTGGTCTTGACTGTGGAAACAAAGTCTTTCTGTTGAAAATGGTCAGCCTTTGTAGTAGTGTTAAATGTTAGTGaaatatcacaaaaacaacacaaaaatataatataattagcattgttgtttgttttttcaatacgATTCAGCTGGGTATGGTTTAATAAACCTTTCTTGGtatcttttaaaaattcaaaaacaatgaatgaattcCCTGGGTGGGATGGGatgaatttttttgttgtcaggAGGGGAGTATGATGGACTGAGGATGTTAGGACAACTGGtgtataatcattttaaaatcagtGGTTTTGCCGTTTTTGGCACCAGTGGTAAGCAAAATGTAAGCAAACTTTCCATGTTTTgggaattaaataaataaccgcacatttaaaacaattgtcTAAACATCCAAGTCACTTGTTTTCTACATTCATTAAGTaccctttctgtctctttttctgtcacaacttttttttattctttattgaGTTTCTATGATATTAAacgcatttacacacattttctttgctgtttcccgtttttagatttattataaaaataggAATATATTTTGTTCTCATATAATGTCATATTTTGTTACTTGTCTTTGAGATTATGATGTGTGATGCTCTTCTCAGCTGCTGTGCAAGGCTACACCAGACAGGGCAGAGTCTGTGCGTAATGATCATGGCGGCACAGTAAAGAGACCCTTACTGAACAGCAAACAGAGACTGAGCCAGAATGGCATGCCCATCAGGAGACCGGCTGGATTGGGAGCTACACCGCCTGTCAAGGTACACACCACTCTACATGCATATATTCAgctatttctttgtttctgctaTATTATAGATGTCAGAAATGTTCACATCAAAGGGAATAGTTTTTTCTATAGGAGGGTAGACTAAATGTTAGAAATCCCAAACAGTTCAAAGTATTACAGCCTCAAAAATTACCATAAAGTTACGTTGAGCCTCCGCAGATCCATAAATCACGCTTAATGAAGGTATTATTGAGTGCATGGTTGTATTATAAGATTATTAGTTTTAGCTACATTTACCAGATATATTTTTGACTGGGGGTGTTTAAATCTACCCAAACATAATGATAATATTCTGTTGTattagaacattttaaaacttgtttgAGAGCCTGCCATGCAAGTCACCACTTTGTTCTATACCCTCACAGAAGAAGCCCAAAATATTGGGGAAGGACCAAGGCATGACTGAAGTCAGCAAACACAGCACCAGCACCGAAACTATGTTCTTTGAGAAGGTCAGTGTTTTTATATTCAGTACCAGTGGTTTTTATTAAGTCCTGCAATAACAAGATGACaaccaaaatattaaaaaaataataaaaatgataatctCAATGGAAGGTTTGTAAATGACTTTTTGTGCCATCACGGAACACACTTTAACAGGTGAAGAAGGCTCTTCGGAGCTCTGAGGCGTATGACAACTTCCTGCGTTGTCTTCACATTTTCAACCAGGAAGTGATCTCTCGTGCCGAGCTGGTCCAGTTAGTCATCCCATTTCTTGGGTGagtttacacatacacacactctgttgTGTATGCTTTATTGCCtctattattttattgttacgCTTTGTATCTaaataataacactaataatACTAAAACCCTTCAGTTGTAAACTGTcattcagctttttttgttaGTCCTCAATGGGAGTTAGTGTCagtatttaagtattttctGATATAACGACATGCCCTTGTTGCTCCTGTTGAATTAGGTTTTagtataataatactaataataataattaacaaatacaaagtgggagagagtgaaaataaaacaaattacaaacaataaaataataatgtgcaaaatataGTTGTACACAAGATCTGTTTCAACATTCATGCACATCGcatttatatttacttttatcACTGAAAAAGAAAGCCAGTAGAAAATATCCACTATCAATGTTGCTCAATATCGTTTTACCTCCGGGCCCCAGTCGCATTACtaattgtttatttcacatacatttttgcatgattgacagaaaattcCCGGAGCTTTTTACATGGTTTAAAAACTTCCTGGGCTACCGAGAGTCTAGTCACGGAGAGTCGAGCCATGCAGAGAGTTTACCCAAGGAGCGTGCAACAGAGGGCATCGCCATGGAGATTGACTATGCTTCCTGTAAGAGGCTGGGGTCCAGCTATAGAGCACTCCCGAAAAGCTACCAGCAGCCCAAGTGCACAGGAAGGACGCCGCTGTGCAGAGAGGTGAGTCACTGAAGACAGGCTTGATAAAAGGTATTTTTCTCATAACGCGTTTATTTTCTCCCACAGGGCTAGTAGGTAACATGGTATCAATGTATTTCAGCTTTTGTTCTTGTAGATTTAAAATTCACTAGACAGCATGTACCAACAAAATGTGCTTTTGGTGTAATACGGACAAAAGTTAATAATAAGTAACTTATTTGGCAATTAAACGAAGTAGGGATGCAactgaagattatttttggatTAATTTGTTGGTAAAttgtttgaacattttaaaaacaccaaatgtcCATTACAACTTAATAGAgctaaaattatttattataatagtAAAGACAGAACCTCTGACTTTTTGAAGATATTGCAATCGCTTATGAATGtaacttcattattttttacaataatgttAGGAACTATGACAAGTGTTATCTGAGTGCATATATTGTATGTCTTGTCTGTTTGGTCCTTTTTGTGAACAACTTGAAATATGAGGAATGAGATTTATGTAAAATTACTCTACATTATCTTTGAACTTTATTACAAAGATGTTATTAGATAGGATTGCTGAATTTATATAGAGTGCAGTTCATATGCAGACTGAACTGTGACAGTTTTAATACGTTATTTTCTTgccttttgtgtctgtgttt
The Etheostoma cragini isolate CJK2018 chromosome 1, CSU_Ecrag_1.0, whole genome shotgun sequence genome window above contains:
- the LOC117949986 gene encoding paired amphipathic helix protein Sin3a-like isoform X2, whose amino-acid sequence is MKRRVEDQEPIFAPQQQQTRRPPVQGIADNFQHRALTPASTVIEAAADNMQPSTGIQYSLPQGYQVPTMPQSTSGHGHGHNNAAPHVGPHAHSLTVQSQGPALVQGHVHPPAPMTSTQGQQFQRLKVEDALSYLDQVKLQFGNQPQVYNDFLDIMKEFKSQSIDTPGVINRVSQLFKGHPDLIMGFNTFLPPGYKIEVQTNDLVNVTTPGQIHYITPHGISVQNIPISGASSQPASHNQHQSLPQAGPHTTTSTTTTLPTPTPTPTQPASKQTSKPIQSPAHTPTSQPNPSIPSYASPRSPSVQSHTPVSSTPSSGPPLQNNQPVEFNHAINYVNKIKNRFQGQPDIYKAFLEILHTYQKEQRNAKEAGSNYTPALTEQEVYTQVARLFKNQEDLLSEFGQFLPDANSSMLLCKATPDRAESVRNDHGGTVKRPLLNSKQRLSQNGMPIRRPAGLGATPPVKKKPKILGKDQGMTEVSKHSTSTETMFFEKVKKALRSSEAYDNFLRCLHIFNQEVISRAELVQLVIPFLGKFPELFTWFKNFLGYRESSHGESSHAESLPKERATEGIAMEIDYASCKRLGSSYRALPKSYQQPKCTGRTPLCREVLNDTWVSFPSWSEDSTFVSSKKTQYEEHIYRCEDERFELDVVLEANLSTIRALEAVQRRLSRMSAEEQLRFKLDNTMGGSSEVIHRKAIQRIYGDKAHDIIDGLKKNPAVSVPIVLKRLKMKEEEWREAQRGFNKIWREQNEKYYLKSLDHQGINFKQNDTKVLRSKTLLNEIEMLYDDHQDRASEETATPPPSGPHITQCYEDSQIMEDAAALIIHHVKRQVGIQKEDKYKIKQIIHHFIPDLLFARRGELSDVEEEEEEEEEEEEEDMEMDPAGPKKHNGLPGSSPSKSKLLFSNTAAQKLRGTDDAYNMFFVNNYWYIFLRLHHILCSRLLRIYGQAEKQIEEDAREREWEREVLGLKREKNENPAIQLKMKEPMDVDVEDYYSVFLEMVRNLLDGNMEPTQYEDSLREMFTIHAYIAFTMDKLIQSIVRQLQHLVTDDVCTRVTDMYLSESANKATGGTLSTQTSRATAEGTYQRKAEQLMSDENCFKLMFLKSRGSVSLAMELLDTEEENSDEPAEAERWSDYVGRYLNSDSASPELREHLSQKPVFLPSPRSPVPSVIHISLE